The genomic stretch AGGAATGTAAGGAGGGGGTGAGGTATAAGCTTCATCCTCAGtacgtttcttcttttttctgacctcccctccaccctctttaAGAGGGTATAATTTTACTCGAGTATCTGATGCTATCCATACATGTGCATACTCgctctcttctgaattaaaaggttcctttgaattaaaataaatatttaaagcttggcagacccactcttcaaaagacccgaaaacaggccaatagagatggtctcctctaatttgtttgcctccccaaacttccatacaataataaatcatttttactttgtccttaccccgcctagaggggtaattttcccaattagttaatatcaatcctaaagggctatccggtggtatctgagggtacctcgcctgggttcccacaccacccatgggatcagaaggcttgctcttcttctgtcccatcttctggagcgtctgcacacactcacacactctactcccccttttcgtggcccagtccctcgcgggatatgggaaccgcactaccgaggggtccacactcgcttcgccctactgggcgtctcacacaccacgctccaggcaacccaaccccaaccgaacggaaaaccggcctatactcacgcaaccctgtgcgtcttcgtccgggacttcgtgcacaaagattatggggttaaccggtgttcttttgtttgttgccgaattttagggttcgtcggtcggggcttcggtggagcagtcctcaggcaggggccgccgaaattcagcggggcgcctcccccgtatggggctccgcctggaaaccgcgatccgagtcacggcaccaatttgttataaactgacttcttaaatttggctgagtcagagttttatttagcaagcggcaacaagcaaaacagcgctgggcggccggggagtctcctgctccaacaacggcccgcaacccccgagcattttgtttcaatcttatactatgaagtgttacatagtcattatacacttatgcatatacattacttgaacccgcctattcccgcttcgtatggtaattagcttatcagtctttcacgcttgcgcagaagctgttaaaaatacgggtaagggtctccaaattatgggtggtggtcgtttgggatgaaggccgtaggtcctcctcacagtgtacttttcacctttcgcctggaatgtgatgatccactaagtctgcagcgtccttatcagcctaggcccagcagtctctttgaataaggagatttatggtcgtgaacactctcttgtttgcttaattgggcatctgcaactcttcacaccttttgaagtgcagatgcttcttctcttgttgttccccccccctttcttcctgtcacaattcacactatcatattaattcaattaaacatttgctgttagtcttgcacaacatacaatagatcatatacactatcatgttaattcaattaaacatttgctgttagtcttacacaacatacaatagttcatatgacagtttgcttttctattgtcttcttactgaatttgatgaacagacgatttactacctatcacacacCCAGCCACCCACcggagggcaggagggggctAGGCGGGGCAGCTCCCAGCACCGCCTGCAGTTTTGGGGATGGCATGGGCAGGTTGGCACAATGGGGCCATTTGCAGGTGCAGAGCTACAACCCCAGCCCCTTCTGCCCCATTTTGCCTTTTAACGTGTTGCCCCAGGAACACACAGGCAGATACatataaatatagattttttttttttttttgcaaccaAGTTATTTAAAGAGCTGGTGTCAGAGTTGCAGGCAGGTGTGAGCAGGGCGCACTCGGCAGCCCGAGGTGCTGGAGGCCGCCCGCCCCGCAGGCTGCAgccaggaggagggaaggggagctCCCCGGGGGCGCCAGCGCGGGAGGCAGAGCTCAGCCGCGGGACGGGAGGGCGGCCGTCTCCACCGGCCCGCGGGAGGACAGGGCTAAGCGTTAATGGCGGCGCCTTTGCCCGCGGGCCCCGCCCGCCAGCAGggggcgccccgccgccgcgacttcccccgcgggaggcggcggccagGGAGGGTGGCTTTAGCCAATCGGCAAGCGCGCCCGGGCCCTGTCCCGGCCCCTCGCCGCCTGCCTCAGCAGCCAACAGGGCGGCGCGGCTGTCACTTCGGGAGCCGGCCTGCCGGCGCtcggccccgccccttcccctcgGAGGGCGACAGGGCGGCGCGGCTGCCGCTCGGCGCGCTCCCCGCCTCCCATTGGTGGTGGTGGCGatgggcggggcgggccgggctgcggcgggaggcggcggccgggagGGCTGCGGCGGCGGCATGGCGAGCTGCCGGCGGCTGagcggcgcggggctgcgggaggTGCTGGGCCCGGCGCAGGGGCTGCTCTTCGATTGCGACGGCGTCCTGTGGGCGGGCGAGCGCGCCGTCCCCGGCGCCCCCGAGCTGCTGGAGCGGCTGCGGCGCAGCGGCAAGGCCGCCCTCTTCGTCAGCAACAACAGCCGCCGCTCCGTGGCCGAGCTGGAGCGGCGCTTCAGCCGCCTCGGCTTCCGCGGCGTCCGCGCCGAGCACGTCTTCAGCTCCGCGCTCTGCTCCGCGCTCTTCCTCCGCCAGCGCCTCCTCGGCGGCGGGGGGaacggcggcggcagcggccgcgTCTTCGTGTTGGGCGGCGAGGGGCTGCGCGGCGAGGTGCGCGACGCCGGCCTGCGCCTGGCAGGCGAGGGCGAGCCGGCTCCCGGCGCCGCCGAGCCGGTGCGGGCCGTCCTGGTGGGCTACGACGACCAGTTCACCTTCGCCAAGCTGGCGCAGGCCTGCGGCTACCTGCGCGACCCGCAATGCCTCCTGGTGGCCACCGACCCCGACCCCTGGCACCCGCTCAGCGACGGCCAGCGCACCCCCGGTGAGCCCGCGCTCCCCTCCCTTGCTGCCgtcgggggggagcgggggggcgagGCCGGCGCGGGTGCTGGTGGCGGGGTTGGCCTCGGTTGGGGATCGCAGTCTGGGTCCGGGCGAGGCGGTTCCCTGAGCGTCgaagcaggcagggctgccctcaCGCATCCCTGTCGGCTCCCGAAGCCGTGTGGCCAGCACCCCTCTTGCTCATCGCCCTCTAGCAGGACCCGGGGCGCTGAGCTGCCCGCAGCCGATTAGCCCCGCAgctacttctttttctccttcttcttcccctccaGGGACTGGCAGCCTTACAGCCGCCGTGGAAACCGCTTCAGGTCGCAAGGCGGTGGTGGTGGGGAAACCGAACACGTACATGTTTGATTGCATCGTGGAGCGTTTCGGTGTCGACCCGTCCCGCACCCTCATGGTGGGAGACCGTCTGGAGACAGATATCCTCTTTGGCAAGAACTGCGGCCTCTCCACCATCCTCACCCTGACAGGTGTCTCCCGCCTGGAAGAGGCGCAGGCCTACATGGCCAGCGACAGCGCTGCTGCCAAGGATCTGGTGCCCAATTACTATGTGGACAGCATTGCAGACTTGATACCAGGGCTGGATGAGTAGCAATCTGTACATGTGAGGGCGGAGGGGTCAGGTTCCCCATCCCAAATCTCCATCTGTTCCCATATCTCTCTCACAGCCCTATTCCTTCAGTTCCTGGTTTCTTCACATTCCAACATCCCTCTCTGGGCGCAAAATGGGGGGTGGTTGGCAGGAGGGGCAGGGTTCAATTTGTCTCCTTTCTGCTGAGAGCTGTCCATGATGGACAgggtccttctctccctcacgCCAGCTGCCAGCATCTCTGGGAGAGAGCTGGAGGCCTTGAGGGTGTTGGGGGTGCATCAAATCAGTGTCTGTGTGGCCTCTCCCCCTGCAGGGGTTAGGAACTGGCTGTCTTACTATTTTTCTCTTAGATAACCAGTGGCGGCCTTTTACTGCTGTCCCTTCACTCGTGTAACTCTTGACTTCTGAGCTGCACCCCTGCAGCCCTTGTAACCTCCTCCTTGCCAGGGGAATGGCTGGTGTTTTCACCTGCACAGTCTCTATCAGTGCCAGGGCATGTGGAAGGAGTGTGACGGACCTCTGGAGCAATGAACGAGAGCATCTCTGCCTCCCACGAGTGAAAGGGAGTATTGCCTCATCTATTCTCTCCCCTGTTCCTTAGAGATGTTTCCCTCACCACCCACTGCCCCAACTCAGTTAATTATGAGTGTCCATCTGTGGACTGTGTCTATCTGAAGGACTACAAAAAGGGAAGAGACTGGTTTGAGGGGGGTTTTTTGTGCCAAACAGACAAGCTGTAACTGCACACAGCACATCTGAGGTTGCACCTTGTTTTCAAGCGCATTTTCCAAAGGGGCTTGTGAACGAGGGAGGGCTTCTAGACCACAACAGCACAGCAGTAGTGAACTCTCCCTGGTTTTCCCTCCTCGGTTGGATTTTGCCATAGTACAGTGAGAGAATGGATGGTGGAGGGGGTCTGTGCTCCAGCTGTTGGTATGCAGATGAGATGGTGGTGGTATTGTCATTGCTGTGAATGTGTCACAGCCCTCAAAGTCATTCCTTGCTGCTTTgtctttctacatttttttaatttcttgatcGTATTTATCAAACTTATTTATTGTTCAAATATTGTATTATTTGTATAAACTATGCTGACTGGTTGCACCAAGGGGACAGGAGGCAGTGCCTCTGGGCCTCCTTTACTGTCCATGTCCCATGTTGATGTTCTTGCACTTACCATGTCTCTGTATATAATAAAGTGTGAGCGTAGGCTGGAAATGgcctccttttttcccttctggtcCCATCAAGATGAAACTGCCCTTGGTATCTTTGAGCCCTCGAAGATGAGGACATGGCAAGACCTTTCCTCACTCAAGGGGGTGCTGCTGGATAGACAAGAGAAGGGTGGACAGTATCTGtgagctgctgtttgctgctctCTCCTACTGGGGTCTCAGAACTGTAGTCAAGGGTGACTGATGGGGCTATGGCATAGGGTGCAGGGTCCAGCCAGGCAAATTGAAGCCATGAGCGATCTTTGCTAGCTGCTTTTGCATTTCACATCATGGTTGATCTCTTGCTGGGTAATTGGTAACTTCTTGTGCTGTGCCTGAAATCTGCCTGCTGCTAGTCAGGTGGGCCCCAGTGATCTGTGTGGTCCTGCTCAGCAGTGTCCAGCTGTGCTAGGGTAGGGGTGAGGTGCCATCTCCGTCACCTGCATGTAGCTTGCAGAGGGCTGAAAACTGCCCAGGTAAGGTTTTGTTGACCCATCTCGACTACACTAAGCTTTGAGTGAAGGTGTGGTGGGTGTTGTGGTACCCCTGGAGGTGACTTTCACTGGACTGTAGCTTGGCTCTCCATGAGTTTGGCTGTGGTGCTAGCCAGGAGGGAGAAAACAGGGTAAGAAGAGTTCAGAAACACTTGAATGTACTTTGCCTCCCTTCCTCATATGGGAGGCAAACCCTTCCCTTTGTCAGACCCCTTTAACAGCTGTTGATGGTAATCAAGCATCGCATTTCCCGCTTGAGAGATTGGCTGGTCAGCTCAGTAACAGATCTCAGTGTAAGTTAGTGCTGTGTCAGCTCATGGCAGAACTAGATGCAACTTACTGGCCCTAGGATAATTTAAAGTGCTGAGTGTTTTTCCGCTGCCCCCCACCCTGGAAACAGCCCTCCAAAATAAAAGAAGGTCCAAAGAGCATTCTGAAGACTCCCTGTCATCTTAATCAGTCCCCTTTGTATGCGTCTGTCTCTTTGGCTTGTTCTGTCTCCAATTAGACAACCAGAGGACTGGTACTCCCTTGATGAATGCCTGACCAACACATGCATCACCAAGCAGACCAAGATTGAGACCTAATGAGCCTGCTAACTCCGTCTGtctaactagagatatggagacCTTGATTTGTTTTTCCGAGCTCTCTCTGTTCTTTTATCAGGCTGAAACTCAGAGCGCTGCTGTTGTGACTTGAGGCCACAGCTAGGAATGCTCAGTATGGCTGTGAATTGCATCGACTGAGTTGGTTACATGTGCATGTACAGAGGAGACGGTGCACAGCAAGAGCATCCCCAGGAGATGACCCCTTTTTTCTAGAGTGCTTTGAGCATGAATACTTTTTGTGCTCTCTGCCTCGTTCGCTTTGTCCTTTCCAGCTCTCCCAGACAGTAAATGGGAGGTTGGAGGCTTTGGTCTCCCAGGCTGGCACACTGGGAAACATAAGGGAAAACAGTAGCTAATCAGAGTGCTACTGCTTGTGTTTGGGCCCTCTCCAAATAGACACTGGAGTTTGTACTTTGGATCCCAAATGGTGAGCCTGTAGAGTAGATTTTcatgtggctgctgctgaaaacagaGTTCAGCAGAGGTGATGGCTCATCCCTATCTCTTATGACCATGTAATTCCTTTTGATCTGGTGTACCTCTTCCTGAGGGATTTGCTATGGAGCAGAAGGGAAATAGGCTTTACCTGGCCTTCCCTTGGTTCTTCCTGTAAATGTTTCCTCTTcccagcaatggaagcagagggATAACTGCTGCTTCTAGCCACTTCTTGCTTTGAATGGAGATGAGAGCAGCACTATAGGAATCCATCAGGTCTGCCAGGCTTTGGTTTTGTGCAGCTTTGCTACTATCTCTCCTGCATGTCATGAAGGTAAGTGTGAGCAGATCTTATTAGAAAACTAGACTGGAAGGGTCCCTGAGGGACCAAGCCCTTCAGACATCTGACACTCAGGGGTCTGTGATCCTCACGGGGGTCAGGCCTTGGTTCCCTCTGGGGTGGGTTTGTTGGGGCTGCAGAGCACATCTGCTGTTGCCACTGAAGAAAGTGATGGCTTCACCCTGGGTAGGCTGATTTCTTCTTGTctaaagcagtttttcttcttgtgttgCGTGTTCAAGGAAGCAGGACAGTTACCAGGGAACAGAGGGCTGTGGAGAGTGGAGGTGCAGCAGCGCATGGGAGGGTGGAGCAGATGGGAAGACCAGCTTGGTGTGGTGTAGGGAAGGGTATTTATTTTCTCACCTTAAGAAAACTGCATCGTCCTTTCCTGCCATGCAATACAGACAACACCCAGGCAGGTGGCAGTCGTTCCGTTACCCCAGGAACCTTGTATCCTTCATCTGTAAATTCGGTTACTGTGGCAACGTCTAGCTGGATGATGTAAGCAGCAACCTGCAGAAAATCGCCTCCTCTGGGCAAGGCCCAGGGAGAGGCTAGGAATGCCCTGTGTTCCCCTGGCTGGGCAGAGGTAACTTCATCTTGCCTCCAAGACTCCAGCCATTGTTAGGAGCGGATGGGTGGAGAGGACAGAGAGCTGTGAGAAGTCTCTCTAGGCTCTTGGGAGCTTGGGGCAATGTGGAAAAAGGTCCTATGAGTAGGTGAGCCTGCTTCTCTAAGAAACTATTCCTTGAGCCGGAGTGGACCAAGCTACACTGCTCCCATTTGTGTGCAGCATTTGTGATTTGATGGCAGGTAAGCTGGAAGCAGTCTGTGTGTGCTCCTGTCTGCTGCTTTCCCCTACTGCTTTGTGATCTCTGGCTAGACTGCTCTCACTGGCCTGACTTCTAGGGCACTGACACTTTGGTAACCTGTTATCCCCTAGTTTGAAATGTTCTTCTTCATGCTCCTGTTTTCCTGGGATCGGCATATTAAGAGGTGCTTCCTGCTTACCTTCTCAAGCATACTGCTTTCTTCCCTTTCACGGAATCAAAGAGGGTTGAGGATGGAAAGGGCCTCTGGAGGTCGTCTGGTCCAACATCTCTGTTCAAGCAGCACTCCCTGTGCCAGCAGCCCAGGatcatgtccagatggcttttgactgtccccaaggatgaagactccacaacgTCTCTGGGCAGCTgggccagtgctcagtcaccctcacagtaagaaaGTGTTTCATGATGTTCAGAGgtaacctcctgtgtttcagcatGCACATTGTGTTTGGTCCCATCGCTGGTCATCATGGAGAAGATTCTGGCTCCATTTTCTTTGCAacttccttcaggtatttatagacattgaCAAGgtcctccctgagccttctccaggctgaacagtcccagcacTCTCAGCATCTCCTGGTAGAAGAGATGATTctgtcccttaatcatctttgtgacccttccCTGGACTCTATCCAGTatgtctctgtctctcttgtactgggaagcccagaactggacacagcactccaggtgtggacTCACCAttgcagagtagaggggaaggatcacctccctcaacctgctagcaGCACTCGTCCTaaggcagcccaggatactgttagCCTCATTTGCTGCAAGGGCACGTTGCTGATTCATGTTCAACTTGCTGTTCAACAggaccccaggtccttttctgccaagctgctttccagctggacTGTCCCCAGCAgttactggtgcctggggttattccttcccaagtgcaggactttgcacttcttgctgaacttcatgagattcctgcTAGCCCATTTATCCCGTCTGTCCATGTCCCTTCAGATGGCAGCATGACCCCCCGGTGTATCatccactcctcccagttttgtgtcatcagcaaacctgctgagggtacactctgcctcatcatccaggtcattgatGAAGATGCTAACCAGGATCAGATCCAGTATTGAccactagttactggcctccaccTAGACTTTATGCCACTGATCACCACACTCTGGGCCCAGatcttcagccagttttcagtccaccccACTGTTTCCTCATGCAGCCCATACTTCCACTGGCTTCTCTGTGAGGATCTTATGGGGGACAACGtccactgctctcctctcatcTACCAAGTCAGCCATTTTATCCTAGAAGTTTATTGAGTTGGTCAATGAACTGACACTTCAGAAACACAACAAATGGGGTCAAAGATATTAATTGGTGAGTAGATACCTTTAATATGAGGAACTAACGATCATCCCACCTGGGAAGTTGTTAGTGTTCAACCACATGACATGGTAAGAGAACTGTGAGGAGCTGGAAGGTGTTGGGACTGGCAGGACAGAGGAGGGGTTTTTTGCATGGGAAAGTGCCTCCAGAGCCAAGAAAGGATGGATCATGATCCTAGGAACTTGCTCAGTACTTGCCTAACCTGATGTGAGAGTCTCCCTTTGCCAAGACAGGCAGCTCTAGCACCACcctgtcctgcagcagctggagcagagaggtggagaaggtgagaagcagcagcctgtTACTGCCTGCCCTGGGGAGACAGCCAGCGTTTGCTCTTCCTCCAGCAGCTGTGTGGGTAGAAGTCCCTACTCTGCAGCACAGCTTCCCTCTCCTCACTCCTTATGCAAGGCATTACCCCCTCCAGCCCATAACATGGGCTTTCATGGACCCCTTTGCCATTCCTATGTCATTAtctgtttttcccttccttattGCTGCATCGCTTCTTCCATGGACTGACACCAGCAAACTTGCCAGGAAGCCCAGGAGACTTGCATGGCTTTGCAcatccaggagctgctgctgctgcattgtTGGACTCTGCCTGCCTGGGAGTTGTGTGCTGATAATATATTGGAAGTGCTGCTGGCAGACAAGATATTTTGGCCCTCATTATAATCCCTAGTTGATACTGAGCAGCTGAACCTGCTGGGAGCAACTAATAGCCATTAAAAACTCCACCAACTTAGAGAGTTATACTGATCTTTGTAGCTTCAGCATACCACCACAGCAAAGCACTGTCAGCTCTGTAAGCCTTCAGTATGGAGACAAGAGAGACATGATGCCAGAAATATTCCCAGAtcacagggcagctgcctgcgaCAATCCAGGTTGTTCTACCCCGTGATTTAGCCTGCTAGATGTGCAGCTCCAGCAACTAGCAGTTTCCATTCTGTAAATAGGATATTGCTGAGCACTGAGATGTTCTCTTCAGTCGTTTCGGGTGAGAGAAACCTGTCCTTTAAATGGACACCATTGTCCATCAGGTTGCCTGAAGCCCTATGCCAGCCTTTCTGCTCACTAGCCCTTGCTGAACCTCTAGCTTTGCTCCCACAGAAGCTGCACAGAAAGTGGTAGCTGGTTAAAATTCGAGGACATTCCCTACTTGACCTGTTTCAAGTAACCTGAAGCAGCTCTGTTTCCTCCAGGTGCTCTCTGCTGTTGTACACTACAGCTGCCTGTATGCAAGCTAAGTAGTTTATCCCTGCAGCATGGATGCCAGAGAAAATTGAGTCTTCATGGGCTGT from Athene noctua chromosome 3, bAthNoc1.hap1.1, whole genome shotgun sequence encodes the following:
- the PDXP gene encoding chronophin, which gives rise to MASCRRLSGAGLREVLGPAQGLLFDCDGVLWAGERAVPGAPELLERLRRSGKAALFVSNNSRRSVAELERRFSRLGFRGVRAEHVFSSALCSALFLRQRLLGGGGNGGGSGRVFVLGGEGLRGEVRDAGLRLAGEGEPAPGAAEPVRAVLVGYDDQFTFAKLAQACGYLRDPQCLLVATDPDPWHPLSDGQRTPGTGSLTAAVETASGRKAVVVGKPNTYMFDCIVERFGVDPSRTLMVGDRLETDILFGKNCGLSTILTLTGVSRLEEAQAYMASDSAAAKDLVPNYYVDSIADLIPGLDE